A window from Drosophila miranda strain MSH22 chromosome Y unlocalized genomic scaffold, D.miranda_PacBio2.1 Contig_Y2_pilon, whole genome shotgun sequence encodes these proteins:
- the LOC117192372 gene encoding helicase domino-like → MRSRFDSIKTAYLKKAPPPKRQFSAPSLMNPKHMEVLQEFGIQNYDQPVPPQNIAAMKANKIREKQRGGQQLLPPQSQQQQQQQQQQHQPQQQAPQMQQQPQPHQQQVQQQLATASPVPQTLPVQQQQQQQTVELVQQQQQPINTNTTVAVPSAGQLQQMQIQHLTSANVSPGQQTAILLHQSQQQMRTHPGQGQQSATQQLVKTIVGTSSNLTAGQLQQLAQQSAAANPGQSSVSVVLTTPVQSLPAVVQTQSGSAAQIVSISSQTTLPVNSSPQLGSIVQTQTLPQVVSVSTLPTVGSVLTTTASQQQQQQQQTTAVTTLNTAMLRGQRIVSASTGNTLQQRTNAAGQSIVSVPNLGQGVSPAQFQTQLRLAAVPTSPATQTQLVTTKGIPVTALQQGGKTTVIPGNQQPGGAHIQLYRQRSLKVLQTQPAPVGGTAGGGVATANLVQTAGTIIQAGNMPTHVTSQKVAVSGMPGAGVVQAANVVSSVQMHGQARTQFIKQMASKQSLQRQVISADGSTTSAAAGDMLLVKRHNILATQKGQQATGALFTTTTAVQQQQQQGQLPVAGQIQPQQVTQQQIASLVKASTAAAASGSSLSAGGVTVSATGPTVQAGSVNIPLPQLKCGSQIKVTMPMRHLQMQQQLTMPRKISRMTQLVSASGQPTATNIVSGPQPQQQQSGGMTVTGGGTLPTVAGQQQQQQKVTTGGGSVQAQLLHIQNTKTLPSSVTVQQFQQVMRSGQQGTLATTNLVLGKTSLGRVIPVSVASQANQRQTIQVVSAASAQALAAGSLRTHVGSPGITNALKVAAGGQNTQQTLIAALQHNQRQNASPVRLQTTAGGNLLAVVQQQQQQHQQQQIQQQQQQQHQQQHTSIAGPTSGPAEVMTITQTTTTLPTVSGLQQQQQQKQGGMSLPTTQQVRKLVQKKIMIRSEKE, encoded by the exons ATGCGCTCCAGATTCGACAGCATCAAAACGGCCTACCTAAAGAAGGCCCCTCCGCCGAAGCGACAGTTCAGTGCGCCCAGCCTGATGAACCCCAAGCACATGGAGGTTCTGCAGGAGTTTGGCATACAGAACTATGACCAACCCGTGCCCCCGCAGAACATTGCTGCCATGAAGGCCAACAAGATCCGGGAGAAGCAACGTGGTGGTCAACAGTTGCTGCCGCCGCAgtcccaacagcagcagcaacaacaacaacaacaacatcagcccCAGCAACAGGCGCCGCAGATGCAacagcagccccagccccaccAACAGCAGgtacagcagcagctggccacAGCTTCACCCGTTCCCCAAACTCTTCCCgtacaacagcagcagcaacagcagaccGTGGAActggtgcagcagcagcaacagcccaTCAACACGAACACAACGGTGGCGGTTCCCTCCGCCGGGCAGCTGCAGCAGATGCAAATCCAGCACTTAACCAGCGCCAACGTATCGCCCGGCCAGCAGACGGCCATTCTCCTGCATCAGTCCCAGCAGCAAATGCGCACTCACCCGGGACAAGGCCAGCAGTCCGCCACGCAACAGCTGGTGAAGACCATTGTGGGAACCTCTTCCAATCTGACGGCAggacagctgcagcagctggcCCAACAGTCGGCCGCTGCCAACCCGGGCCAATCCAGCGTCAGCGTGGTGCTCACAACGCCCGTACAGAGTCTGCCGGCCGTTGTTCAGACACAGTCTGGCAGCGCAGCCCAGATCGTGTCCATCTCGTCACAGACAACGCTACCCGTAAACAGTTCCCCGCAGCTAGGAAGCATTGTGCAGACCCAGACCCTGCCCCAGGTCGTCTCCGTAAGCACACTGCCCACCGTGGGTTCCGTGCTGACCACCACTGCCagtcaacagcagcaacagcaacagcagaccACGGCAGTGACCACACTTAACACCGCCATGCTGCGGGGTCAGCGAATTGTGTCCGCTTCCACGGGAAACACGCTGCAGCAGCGAACAAATGCAGCCGGACAGTCGATTGTGTCCGTGCCCAACCTCGGCCAGGGCGTCAGTCCCGCCCAGTTCCAGACGCAACTTCGTCTGGCCGCAGTGCCCACGTCCCCAGCCACACAAACACAGCTGGTGACCACCAAGGGCATTCCAGTGACTGCCCTTCAGCAGGGAGGGAAGACGACGGTCATTCCCGGAAACCAGCAGCCGGGAGGCGCTCACATCCAGCTGTATCGCCAGCGTAGCCTCAAGGTGCTGCAGACGCAGCCGGCTCCCGTTGGTGGGACAGCAGGCGGTGGAGTGGCCACTGCCAATCTGGTGCAGACAGCGGGTACCATCATCCAGGCCGGCAACATGCCCACCCATGTGACCAGCCAAAAGGTGGCCGTCTCCGGAATGCCGGGAGCTGGCGTCGTACAGGCGGCCAACGTCGTTAGCAGTGTCCAGATGCACGGCCAGGCCCGGACGCAGTTCATCAAGCAAATGGCCAGCAAGCAAAGTCTGCAGCGTCAGGTGATATCGGCGGACGGCAGCACCACTTCAGCGGCAGCCGGAGACATGCTTCTGGTTAAGCGACACAACATACTGGCCACCCAAAAGGGCCAACAGGCGACGGGCGCCCTCTTCACCACCACCACGGCCgttcagcaacagcagcaacagggaCAGCTGCCAGTGGCCGGACAGATACAGCCCCAGCAGGTCACCCAGCAGCAGATTGCATCCCTGGTGAAGGCCTCCACGGCGGCGGCAGCCAGCGGGAGCAGTTTGAGCGCGGGTGGAGTCACAGTCTCCGCCACGGGTCCCACCGTGCAGGCGGGAAGCGTGAACATCCCTTTGCCGCAGCTCAAGTGCGGAAGCCAGATCAAGGTGaccatgcccatgcggcatcTGCAAATGCAGCAACAGCTGACGATGCCGCGCAAGATCAGCCGAATGACACAGCTGGTAAGCGCCAGCGGACAGCCAACGGCCACCAACATTGTGTCCGGTccccagccgcagcagcagcagtctgGCGGCATGACCGTCACCGGTGGGGGAACCCTGCCCACGGTGGCAggccaacaacagcagcagcagaaggtgACAACCGGTGGAGGTAGTGTCCAGGCCCAGCTGTTGCACATTCAAAACACCAAGACGCTGCCCAGCTCGGTGACGGTGCAGCAGTTCCAACAGGTTATGCGCAGTGGGCAGCAGGGGACGTTGGCCACCACGAATTTGGTGCTGGGCAAGACTAGTCTCGGACGGGTCATACCCGTGTCGGTGGCCTCGCAGGCCAATCAGCGGCAGACGATCCAG GTGGTATCGGCCGCCTCTGCCCAGGCCCTTGCTGCCGGCAGCCTGCGCACTCACGTGGGTAGCCCAGGCATTACCAACGCCCTGAAAGTGGCCGCTGGGGGCCAGAACACGCAGCAGACCCTGATTGCTGCTCTGCAGCACAATCAGCGGCAAAATGCCAGTCCCGTCCGGCTGCAAACCACTGCCGGTGGGAACCTGCTGGCTGTTgtccagcaacaacaacagcaacatcaacaacaacagatacaacaacagcagcagcaacagcatcagcagcagcacactAGCATCGCTGGGCCCACATCGGGGCCCGCTGAGGTGATGACGATAACGCAGACCACCACTACCTTGCCCACGGTGAGCGgtctgcagcagcaacagcagcagaagcagggCGGCATGTCACTACCCACAACGCAACAGGTACGCAAGCTGGTACAGAAAAAGATCATGATACGCAGCGAAAAAGAATAA